One Jeotgalicoccus saudimassiliensis DNA window includes the following coding sequences:
- the guaC gene encoding GMP reductase produces the protein MENVFDYEDIQLIPNKCIVDSRSECDTSIKFGKHTFKLPVVPANMQTIIDENIAEYLAENGYFYIMHRFKPETRIDFINKMRDKNLISSISVGIKPEEYDFVLSLKEQSLVPDYITIDIAHGHSDRVMDMIKHIKKNIPEAFLIAGNVGTPEAVRELEHAGADATKVGIGPGKVCITKIKTGFGTGGWQLAALRLCAKAASKPIIADGGIRTHGDIAKSVRFGASMVMIGSLFAGHEESPGTVYEENGQKYKEYFGSASEFQKGEHKNVEGKKMYVEYKGPLAATLREMQQDLQSSISYAGGNTLDAIRTVDYVVVKNSIFNGDKVY, from the coding sequence ATGGAAAACGTTTTTGATTATGAAGATATACAGTTAATTCCGAACAAATGTATTGTGGACAGTCGTTCAGAGTGTGATACGTCAATTAAATTCGGCAAGCACACATTCAAACTGCCTGTAGTGCCTGCGAATATGCAGACTATCATTGATGAAAATATTGCAGAATATCTGGCGGAAAATGGATACTTCTATATAATGCACCGTTTCAAACCTGAAACACGCATCGATTTTATTAATAAAATGAGAGATAAAAACCTGATTTCTTCTATAAGTGTCGGGATTAAACCTGAAGAGTACGATTTTGTACTCAGCTTAAAAGAACAAAGCTTAGTGCCTGACTATATTACAATTGACATTGCTCACGGTCATTCAGACAGAGTAATGGATATGATTAAGCACATTAAAAAGAATATTCCTGAGGCGTTTCTGATTGCAGGTAACGTCGGCACACCTGAAGCAGTAAGAGAACTTGAACATGCAGGTGCGGACGCTACCAAAGTTGGAATCGGTCCGGGTAAAGTATGTATTACGAAAATAAAAACTGGATTTGGTACAGGCGGATGGCAGCTTGCTGCACTGCGTTTATGTGCAAAAGCGGCATCAAAACCGATTATCGCCGACGGCGGAATCCGTACACACGGTGATATCGCTAAATCAGTAAGATTCGGTGCATCGATGGTAATGATCGGTTCACTGTTTGCAGGACACGAAGAATCACCGGGGACTGTATACGAGGAAAACGGTCAGAAATATAAGGAATATTTCGGTTCAGCATCTGAATTCCAAAAAGGTGAACACAAAAATGTTGAAGGCAAGAAAATGTATGTAGAATACAAAGGGCCATTGGCTGCAACGCTGAGAGAAATGCAGCAGGATCTTCAGTCTTCTATATCATATGCCGGCGGCAATACTCTCGATGCAATCCGCACAGTCGATTACGTAGTAGTTAAAAACTCAATCTTCAATGGCGATAAAGTATATTAA
- a CDS encoding PLP-dependent transferase, which translates to MLDTKLSQISLKPDHTGATTSPIYLSTAFKHDGVGQSTGFDYTRTKNPTRSHFEEAFAELEGGTHSFATSSGMAAVQLCCNLLNSGDEVIVSFDLYGGTYRIFDFYEKKYNIRFHYADFNNHEELTSLITRKTRAFFIEPITNPSMETTDLPPLYKIAQENNILTIIDNTFLTPYLSRPLTEGADIVLHSATKYIGGHNDVLAGVVTVKDETLAEQLGLYHNMIGATLSPFDGFLLLRGLKTLHVRMDRQIDNAKKVAAHFKNHEAVDKVLYAGTTGMLSLRFKKTHSVNTFLEKIELCTFAESLGGTETFITFPFTQTHAEMPDEERIKRGIDDSLIRLSIGIENADDIIQDIEQAISQSVK; encoded by the coding sequence ATATTGGACACTAAATTATCTCAAATTTCATTAAAACCTGACCATACAGGTGCGACGACCAGCCCTATATATTTATCAACTGCATTTAAACACGACGGTGTCGGACAGTCTACAGGATTCGACTACACGCGGACTAAAAATCCGACGCGTTCCCATTTCGAAGAAGCATTCGCAGAACTGGAAGGCGGCACTCATTCTTTCGCCACTTCAAGCGGCATGGCAGCTGTTCAGCTTTGCTGCAACTTACTTAACAGCGGCGATGAAGTAATCGTCAGTTTCGACTTATACGGCGGTACATACAGAATCTTTGATTTCTATGAAAAGAAATACAACATCAGATTCCACTATGCAGATTTTAATAACCATGAAGAGCTGACTTCTCTAATCACCCGTAAGACCCGGGCATTCTTTATCGAGCCCATCACCAATCCTTCCATGGAAACAACAGATTTACCACCTCTGTACAAAATTGCACAGGAAAATAATATCCTGACTATTATCGATAACACATTCTTAACACCATACTTATCAAGGCCGCTGACAGAAGGTGCGGATATCGTACTTCATTCAGCAACCAAATATATCGGCGGTCATAACGACGTTCTTGCCGGCGTTGTCACGGTTAAAGATGAAACTCTCGCTGAACAACTCGGTTTGTACCACAATATGATCGGTGCCACATTATCACCGTTCGACGGCTTCCTGCTGCTCCGCGGTTTAAAAACGCTGCACGTCAGAATGGACCGTCAAATCGACAACGCAAAAAAAGTCGCTGCACATTTTAAAAACCATGAAGCAGTCGATAAAGTGCTCTATGCCGGAACGACAGGCATGCTCAGTCTCCGTTTCAAAAAGACACACAGCGTAAACACATTCCTGGAAAAGATTGAACTCTGTACATTCGCCGAGAGTCTCGGCGGTACCGAAACATTTATCACCTTCCCGTTTACTCAGACTCATGCCGAGATGCCGGATGAAGAGCGCATCAAACGCGGAATCGATGATTCACTGATTCGTCTGTCCATCGGCATTGAAAACGCGGATGATATTATTCAGGATATCGAACAGGCCATCAGTCAATCGGTGAAATAA
- a CDS encoding HAD family hydrolase — MKVALFDFDGTLYPHETFETLRAHLKSHPKYKKNYKHFVRHFAPAYFGYKMKMVPKIKMQNRALESYILSFKGYSKQEIDGFFADVANEMSEELRTSLLEKIQQLKQENYYIVLISGAFIPLLEALFKGVGFDYIVGSKIHYNGNKLDYKTRFERMFADRKIDIIKEHFKNKEVDWTNSQAYSDSITDLKMLELVGKPVAVAPDSDLLSVAQDKNWKILNDF; from the coding sequence ATGAAAGTTGCATTATTTGATTTTGACGGGACTTTATATCCGCATGAAACATTTGAAACACTGCGTGCGCATTTGAAAAGCCACCCGAAATATAAAAAGAACTATAAACACTTTGTCCGTCATTTTGCACCTGCATATTTTGGTTATAAAATGAAGATGGTGCCGAAAATCAAAATGCAGAACAGAGCATTGGAATCGTACATACTTTCTTTCAAAGGTTATTCCAAACAGGAAATTGACGGGTTTTTTGCAGATGTTGCAAATGAGATGAGCGAAGAGCTCAGAACTTCGCTGCTTGAAAAAATTCAGCAGCTGAAGCAGGAAAATTATTATATCGTGCTGATTTCCGGTGCTTTTATACCTTTACTCGAAGCGTTATTTAAAGGTGTCGGATTCGATTATATCGTCGGCTCAAAAATACATTACAACGGCAACAAGCTGGATTACAAAACGCGGTTTGAACGCATGTTTGCGGATCGTAAAATCGATATTATAAAAGAACATTTCAAAAACAAAGAAGTGGACTGGACGAACAGTCAGGCGTACAGTGACAGTATAACGGATCTTAAAATGCTGGAACTTGTCGGCAAACCGGTGGCAGTAGCACCGGACAGTGATCTCCTGTCCGTCGCACAGGATAAGAACTGGAAAATATTAAACGATTTTTAG
- a CDS encoding YtoQ family protein, translated as MDLTVYLAGEIHSDWRDKIQSLAAEKDLPLTFVSPQTNHDLSDDIGENILGEQPNKYYRDDAASGINNLRTQVLMNKADVVIALFGEEYKQWNTAMDATTAINNGKPLILVRPEKLIHPLKEISEKANVVTSSVEQAVEVLAYIYK; from the coding sequence ATGGATTTAACAGTTTATTTGGCAGGCGAGATTCACAGTGACTGGAGAGACAAAATTCAATCGCTGGCAGCAGAAAAAGATTTACCGTTAACTTTTGTTTCACCTCAGACGAATCATGATTTATCTGACGATATCGGTGAAAATATTCTCGGTGAACAGCCAAACAAGTACTACCGCGATGATGCAGCATCGGGCATTAACAATCTGCGCACGCAGGTTCTAATGAACAAAGCTGACGTAGTAATCGCTCTTTTCGGCGAAGAATATAAACAGTGGAATACTGCAATGGATGCGACTACAGCCATTAATAACGGCAAACCGTTAATTTTAGTCCGTCCGGAAAAATTAATCCATCCATTAAAAGAAATTTCCGAGAAAGCGAACGTCGTAACAAGCTCAGTAGAACAGGCCGTTGAAGTGCTAGCATATATTTACAAATAA
- a CDS encoding malate:quinone oxidoreductase yields MTTSISKTDVVLIGGGIMSATLGTLLKELKPDWNIKVFEKLDDVAIESSNAWNNAGTGHSALCELNYTPELADGSIDTAKAVKINEQFQISKQLWAYLIEKGYMGNPEDFIRTVPHMSFVEGEKNVEFLKKRVEKLTESPLFEGMEYSDDHEVLKEWLPLMMEGRDPNEEIAVTRIDSGTDINFGSLTKKLFAKLKEQGVEMNFKHAVQDIRRTQKEKWQVKVKNMNNSKMEYHTADFVFIGAGGGSLPLLQKTNIPESKNIGGFPVSGLFLVCDDEEVVNRHEAKVYGKAKVGAPPMSVPHLDTRYIDGKRSLLFGPFAGFSPKFLKTGSYMDLIGSVKPYNVLTMLSAGAKEMGLTKYLIQQVLLKDEERMDELREFIPEAQSKDWKTITAGQRVQMIKDTDKGKGTLMFGTETIVSEDGSIAALLGASPGASVCVDAMLELLKQAFPEEFGTWQDKIKEMIPTYGTSLSDNPEMFKEMNERTTDTLRLKSHETGALLS; encoded by the coding sequence ATGACTACTTCTATTAGCAAAACGGACGTGGTTCTGATTGGCGGCGGGATTATGAGCGCTACACTCGGAACACTGTTAAAAGAATTAAAACCCGACTGGAACATTAAAGTTTTTGAAAAGCTTGATGATGTTGCAATCGAAAGTTCAAACGCATGGAATAACGCCGGTACAGGACATTCTGCGTTATGTGAGCTGAACTATACACCGGAGCTGGCAGACGGCTCAATAGATACTGCAAAAGCTGTTAAAATTAATGAGCAGTTCCAGATTTCAAAACAACTGTGGGCGTATTTAATTGAAAAGGGCTATATGGGTAATCCGGAAGACTTTATCCGCACAGTTCCCCACATGAGTTTTGTAGAAGGCGAAAAGAATGTGGAGTTCCTTAAGAAGCGTGTTGAAAAACTGACTGAAAGTCCGCTGTTTGAAGGGATGGAATACAGTGACGACCACGAAGTACTGAAAGAATGGCTTCCCCTGATGATGGAAGGGCGCGACCCGAATGAAGAAATCGCTGTGACGCGTATTGATTCAGGGACGGACATTAACTTCGGCAGTCTGACTAAGAAATTATTCGCGAAATTGAAAGAGCAGGGTGTTGAAATGAATTTCAAGCATGCTGTTCAGGATATCCGACGCACACAAAAAGAAAAGTGGCAGGTTAAAGTTAAAAATATGAACAACAGCAAGATGGAATACCACACAGCAGACTTTGTATTTATCGGTGCGGGCGGCGGCAGTCTGCCGTTACTGCAGAAGACAAATATTCCGGAATCTAAAAATATCGGAGGCTTCCCGGTCAGCGGGCTGTTCCTCGTATGTGATGATGAAGAAGTGGTGAACCGGCACGAAGCTAAAGTGTACGGTAAAGCAAAAGTCGGCGCACCGCCGATGTCAGTACCGCATCTTGATACACGTTATATCGACGGCAAGAGATCGTTACTGTTCGGACCGTTTGCCGGCTTCTCTCCGAAATTCCTGAAGACAGGTTCTTACATGGACTTGATCGGCTCGGTTAAACCGTATAACGTTCTGACTATGCTGTCAGCCGGTGCGAAAGAAATGGGTCTGACTAAATATTTAATACAGCAGGTTCTTCTTAAAGACGAAGAACGTATGGACGAGCTCCGTGAATTTATTCCGGAAGCACAGTCTAAAGACTGGAAGACAATTACAGCAGGTCAGCGTGTACAGATGATTAAAGATACGGACAAAGGAAAAGGGACGTTGATGTTCGGTACGGAAACGATTGTTTCTGAAGACGGTTCAATTGCGGCACTGCTTGGTGCTTCACCAGGTGCTTCTGTATGTGTTGATGCAATGCTTGAACTGTTAAAACAGGCATTCCCTGAAGAGTTTGGAACGTGGCAGGATAAGATTAAGGAAATGATCCCGACTTACGGTACTTCATTATCTGACAATCCTGAGATGTTTAAAGAAATGAACGAACGCACAACTGATACTTTAAGACTGAAAAGTCATGAGACAGGTGCATTGTTAAGCTGA